A single genomic interval of Solimonas sp. K1W22B-7 harbors:
- a CDS encoding cytochrome P450, with protein sequence MSTASPSLELRPTPQVPGLPLLGSVLGMAKDPAQFFVDNYRKYGPVFRVNVLGNQYCVIAGVEAANFLGTREGKESLRSKEFWEGLVAEYGATRMLTGEDGESHKQLRDIMRSGYSRESIKGRYNELVAITDGALKRDWPVGTSVNVLPAMQYLVVDQLGTILTGAAPLEYVKDIRTTILHILNVLVTRQRPKILLKNPQYKKAKSRVFELGQKMIEQAKARSKTIKEEDRNLIDDIYHAHLTQPDVMPASDLIVTLTGPYVAGLDTVANTTAAITYTVLKNPDVKARVLKEVDELFAAGTVDEEGLLKKLPSLNGAIMETMRLYPIAVAQMRTATKDFVFEGHQIRAGEMIYIATSVPHFMEEYWPNVKKFDIDRYAKPRAEHMQPGVYSPYGRGPHTCLGKSLAEVQIALSMARLFHKLELELDPPNYELKTKTAPTPGPATTFKVKVKGYRN encoded by the coding sequence GTGTCCACTGCCTCCCCCTCGCTAGAACTGCGCCCCACGCCGCAGGTTCCCGGCCTGCCCCTGCTGGGCAGCGTGCTTGGCATGGCCAAGGACCCCGCGCAGTTCTTCGTCGACAACTACCGCAAGTACGGCCCGGTGTTCCGCGTCAACGTCCTGGGCAACCAGTACTGCGTGATCGCCGGCGTCGAAGCCGCCAACTTCCTCGGCACCCGCGAGGGCAAGGAAAGCCTGCGCTCCAAGGAATTCTGGGAGGGCCTGGTCGCCGAGTACGGCGCCACCCGCATGCTCACCGGCGAGGACGGCGAGTCGCACAAGCAGCTGCGCGACATCATGCGCAGCGGCTACTCGCGCGAATCGATCAAGGGCCGCTACAACGAGCTGGTCGCCATCACCGACGGCGCGCTCAAGCGCGACTGGCCGGTGGGCACGTCGGTGAACGTGCTGCCCGCGATGCAGTACCTGGTCGTGGACCAGCTCGGCACGATCCTCACCGGCGCCGCGCCGCTGGAGTACGTCAAGGACATCCGCACCACCATCCTGCACATCCTCAACGTGCTGGTGACGCGCCAGCGCCCGAAGATCCTGCTGAAGAACCCGCAGTACAAGAAGGCCAAGTCGCGCGTGTTCGAGCTGGGCCAGAAGATGATCGAGCAGGCCAAGGCCCGCTCCAAGACGATCAAGGAAGAAGACCGCAACCTGATCGACGACATCTACCATGCGCACCTGACGCAGCCGGACGTGATGCCGGCTTCCGATCTGATCGTGACGCTGACCGGCCCCTACGTCGCCGGCCTCGACACCGTCGCCAACACCACCGCCGCCATCACCTACACGGTGCTGAAGAACCCGGACGTGAAGGCGCGCGTGCTCAAGGAAGTGGACGAACTGTTCGCCGCCGGCACGGTGGACGAGGAAGGCCTGCTGAAGAAGCTGCCCTCGCTCAACGGCGCGATCATGGAGACCATGCGCCTCTACCCGATCGCCGTGGCGCAGATGCGCACCGCGACCAAGGACTTCGTGTTCGAAGGCCACCAGATCCGCGCCGGCGAGATGATCTACATCGCCACCAGCGTGCCGCACTTCATGGAAGAGTACTGGCCCAACGTCAAGAAGTTCGACATCGACCGCTACGCCAAGCCGCGCGCCGAGCACATGCAGCCCGGCGTCTACTCGCCCTACGGCCGCGGCCCGCACACCTGCCTGGGCAAGAGCCTGGCCGAGGTGCAGATCGCCCTGTCGATGGCGCGCCTGTTCCACAAGCTGGAACTGGAACTGGACCCGCCCAACTACGAGCTGAAGACCAAGACCGCGCCCACTCCGGGGCCGGCCACCACCTTCAAGGTCAAGGTGAAGGGGTATCGGAACTGA
- a CDS encoding GGDEF domain-containing protein: MEQVDEIHQARQHRRFWQRLPAALEGQFRESQRARYRYPRAIFFLVAALAFGLAPVYEADLLSPSAGFRPLFHLIQFGFMVPLTLAASILTLAPVPLALRRWAQVLGVLAFVGGVLLLRYHALRGELTYPSEMLGIVVIAVSLFGGFSSRRVVLLGGGLMVAGIWVELNAPNGYTPELDALSLFYMALIAVLGSLTQEWQARSAWINHRYVTALVRTDLLTGLSSRSEFNHLFPRLLAMGRRELKPLAVVFLDIDHFKLINDRYGHLYGDEVIRRVGRSLALHYARRPWDLCARFGGEEFVLACYDADLRSLQSQVAELLQAVRGLQLQAPEGGGPVSISASAGAIWILPIEESVEQVLGQADALLYRAKETGRNRGCIARAGALADVIEIA; the protein is encoded by the coding sequence ATGGAGCAGGTCGACGAGATCCACCAGGCCAGGCAGCACCGGCGGTTCTGGCAGCGACTGCCCGCCGCCCTGGAGGGGCAGTTCCGCGAGTCCCAGCGGGCGCGCTACCGCTACCCGCGCGCAATATTCTTCCTGGTGGCCGCCCTGGCCTTTGGCCTGGCGCCGGTCTACGAGGCCGACCTGCTGTCCCCTTCGGCGGGCTTCCGCCCGCTGTTCCACCTGATCCAGTTCGGCTTCATGGTGCCGCTGACCCTGGCGGCCAGCATCCTGACCCTGGCGCCGGTGCCGCTGGCCCTGCGGCGCTGGGCCCAGGTGCTGGGTGTGCTGGCCTTCGTCGGCGGCGTGCTGCTGCTGCGCTACCACGCCTTGCGCGGCGAGCTGACCTATCCCAGCGAGATGCTCGGCATCGTCGTCATCGCGGTGTCGCTGTTCGGCGGCTTCTCCTCGCGCCGCGTGGTGCTGCTGGGCGGTGGGCTGATGGTGGCGGGCATCTGGGTGGAACTCAATGCGCCCAATGGCTACACGCCGGAGCTGGATGCACTGAGCCTGTTCTACATGGCGCTGATCGCGGTGCTGGGCTCGCTGACGCAGGAGTGGCAGGCGCGCTCGGCCTGGATCAACCACCGCTATGTCACCGCGCTGGTGCGCACCGACCTGCTCACCGGCCTGTCCAGCCGCAGCGAGTTCAACCACCTGTTCCCGCGCCTGCTGGCGATGGGCCGCCGCGAGTTGAAGCCGCTGGCGGTGGTGTTCCTCGACATCGATCACTTCAAACTCATCAACGATCGCTATGGGCACCTGTACGGCGACGAGGTGATCCGCCGCGTCGGCCGCTCGCTGGCGCTGCACTACGCGCGGCGTCCCTGGGACCTGTGCGCGCGCTTCGGCGGCGAGGAGTTCGTGCTGGCCTGCTACGACGCCGACCTGCGCAGCCTGCAGAGCCAGGTGGCGGAGCTGCTGCAGGCGGTGCGCGGCCTGCAGCTGCAGGCGCCGGAAGGCGGTGGACCGGTGTCGATCAGCGCCAGCGCCGGTGCGATCTGGATATTGCCGATCGAAGAGAGCGTGGAGCAGGTGCTGGGCCAGGCCGACGCGCTGCTGTACCGCGCCAAGGAGACGGGGCGCAACCGCGGCTGCATCGCCCGCGCCGGCGCGCTGGCAGACGTGATCGAGATCGCCTGA
- a CDS encoding DUF6901 family protein: MPDISYQFVFRDGSSHRIDVDLERGATAAPAPEWTRLEFRRCPNCPLPAEAGARCPPAVDLAPVVGAFAKMISHEQAQVLVHTPQRVVGRDCQVQDALSSVVALIMATSLCPILGRMRGLARTHLPFSTMEESLVRVAGAYLLGQLLVQREGGEPDWTLEGLKAHYAQLEVLNKAFKKRIDAAAVQDATLNAVSALGVLSMGVGLSVDDQLAELAAYTVPGERPFR; this comes from the coding sequence GTGCCGGACATCAGCTACCAGTTCGTCTTTCGCGACGGCAGCAGTCACCGCATCGACGTGGACCTGGAGCGTGGCGCAACCGCTGCGCCAGCGCCGGAGTGGACGCGACTGGAGTTCCGCCGCTGTCCCAACTGCCCCTTGCCGGCCGAGGCCGGCGCGCGCTGTCCGCCGGCAGTGGACCTGGCTCCCGTGGTGGGCGCCTTCGCGAAAATGATCTCCCACGAGCAGGCCCAGGTGCTGGTGCACACGCCGCAGCGCGTGGTCGGCCGCGACTGCCAGGTGCAGGATGCGCTCAGCTCCGTGGTGGCGCTGATCATGGCGACGAGTCTGTGCCCGATCCTGGGCCGCATGCGCGGCCTGGCGCGCACGCACCTGCCGTTCTCGACCATGGAAGAGAGCCTGGTGCGCGTCGCCGGTGCCTACCTGCTGGGCCAGCTGCTGGTGCAGCGCGAGGGCGGCGAGCCCGACTGGACGCTGGAGGGCCTGAAGGCGCACTACGCGCAGCTGGAGGTGCTCAACAAGGCCTTCAAGAAGCGCATCGATGCCGCCGCCGTGCAGGACGCGACGCTCAACGCAGTGAGTGCCCTGGGCGTGCTGTCGATGGGTGTCGGCCTGTCCGTGGACGACCAGCTGGCGGAGCTTGCAGCGTACACGGTGCCGGGCGAAAGGCCGTTCCGCTGA
- a CDS encoding glutathione S-transferase family protein: MQSEITRHPSNRHGLLLYDFGGSPCARRVRISLLEKGLDWDTQTIDLSRMEQRSPEYLAINPNGLVPTLAHGERVIWESNVITQYLDDLFAEQPLYPDDPWQLAQVRMWQAAEQAMAKDYRPLMYQRLIGPMLRLKYSLDEALAVAARSTENPADLDWERRVWNLAVLTPTEQLQAEARLHGWLDKVETALQASDFLVGNGFSQAEISIYPRVAMYPYIGLRIAADRYPRTHAWMQRLECRPSFPRTQTPQDRAVLRLARIGLLPWIAREVARAPAERSMGTRLGLSLLRLLLRLGTGWAGDERARPPLKKPANGLVLPAAGVTRPRPSIARAPAIDGLVLHEYASAPECARLRWLLIELGLPFSSREVDLGRLAHKAPDALRLNPFGELPILEHGERVLYDSGTIAEYLASLAGDTPWFPREALALARVRMWLAFDAGMHKEFRPLYWLHCVRPALLDQKISPDALDTWIPPGVSISHVDWLRSVLQGQPRFDSSAEHARSILAARLQKIDQELASRPWIAGEQLSFADLALFTRVTLFPSLGIAIDTTALPRLGDWMQRLRARPGSAVVASG, encoded by the coding sequence ATGCAGAGCGAAATCACCCGGCACCCGTCCAACCGCCACGGCCTGCTGCTCTACGATTTCGGCGGCTCGCCCTGCGCCCGTCGCGTGCGCATCTCGCTGCTGGAGAAGGGCCTGGACTGGGATACGCAGACCATCGACCTGTCGCGCATGGAGCAGCGGTCGCCCGAATACCTGGCGATCAACCCCAACGGCCTGGTGCCGACACTGGCGCATGGCGAGCGGGTGATCTGGGAGTCGAACGTCATCACCCAGTATCTCGACGATCTCTTTGCGGAGCAGCCGCTGTACCCGGACGATCCCTGGCAGCTGGCGCAGGTGCGCATGTGGCAAGCCGCCGAACAGGCCATGGCGAAAGACTATCGGCCGCTGATGTACCAGCGCCTGATCGGCCCCATGCTGCGGCTCAAGTACAGCCTGGACGAGGCGCTGGCCGTGGCCGCGCGCTCTACCGAAAATCCCGCCGATCTCGACTGGGAGCGTCGCGTCTGGAACCTGGCAGTGCTGACCCCGACTGAGCAGTTGCAGGCCGAAGCCCGCCTTCACGGCTGGCTGGACAAGGTGGAAACGGCCCTGCAGGCGAGCGACTTCCTGGTGGGGAATGGCTTCAGCCAGGCGGAGATTTCCATTTATCCGCGCGTGGCCATGTATCCCTACATCGGCCTGCGGATCGCTGCCGACCGCTATCCGCGCACGCATGCCTGGATGCAGCGCCTGGAGTGCCGTCCGAGCTTTCCACGCACGCAGACGCCCCAGGATCGCGCCGTGCTGCGCCTGGCGCGCATCGGCCTGCTGCCCTGGATCGCGCGTGAAGTTGCCCGCGCACCGGCTGAGCGCAGCATGGGCACGCGGCTGGGCCTGTCCTTGCTCCGTCTGCTGCTGAGGCTCGGCACGGGGTGGGCCGGGGACGAACGAGCACGTCCGCCGCTGAAGAAGCCCGCCAACGGCCTGGTGCTGCCAGCGGCAGGCGTGACGCGGCCGCGTCCAAGCATCGCAAGGGCGCCAGCGATCGACGGCCTGGTGCTGCATGAGTACGCCAGCGCACCGGAGTGCGCACGCCTGCGATGGCTCCTGATCGAGCTGGGCCTGCCATTTTCAAGCCGGGAGGTGGATCTCGGCCGGCTGGCGCACAAGGCGCCTGATGCACTCCGGCTCAATCCCTTCGGCGAACTGCCGATCCTGGAGCATGGTGAACGTGTGCTCTACGACTCCGGAACCATCGCCGAATATCTCGCAAGCCTGGCGGGCGATACGCCCTGGTTCCCGAGGGAAGCACTGGCGCTGGCGCGCGTACGCATGTGGCTGGCCTTCGATGCCGGGATGCACAAGGAATTCCGGCCGCTGTACTGGCTGCACTGCGTGCGGCCAGCCCTGCTGGACCAGAAGATTTCCCCCGATGCGCTCGACACCTGGATTCCCCCCGGCGTAAGCATCAGCCATGTGGACTGGCTGCGCAGTGTGCTGCAGGGGCAACCACGCTTCGACAGCAGCGCAGAACATGCGCGCAGCATCCTGGCTGCCAGGCTGCAGAAAATCGATCAGGAGCTTGCCTCCCGTCCCTGGATCGCCGGCGAACAATTGAGCTTCGCGGACCTGGCGTTGTTCACCCGCGTGACCCTGTTTCCGAGCCTGGGGATCGCCATCGATACCACGGCCCTGCCCCGGCTCGGCGACTGGATGCAGCGCCTGCGCGCGCGTCCTGGTTCGGCGGTTGTGGCCAGCGGATAG
- the gorA gene encoding glutathione-disulfide reductase — MPQPSPAPVAPPRSAAAPYDLVVIGGGSGGVAAARRAAAHGARVALVEQGRLGGTCVNVGCVPKKLMWYGAQIARTLREAAGYGFRLDGGMHDWAALVAARERVVARLNEVYAGMLERSGVEVLSGRATLADARHVRIGERSLAAAQVLIATGGQPWRPALPGSERGIDSDGFFRLQERPERVLLIGSGYIAVELAGVLAALGSVVTLVCRDRRLLGRFDELLGESVEEALRDQGVTLVTGAGITGLAGGAGSYELALTDGRQLGKFDEVIWATGRRPNVEDLGLEALGLSPRAGIVTDHREFTGVAGLYAVGDCTGEHLLTPVAIARGRALADRLFGGHAEAQVELDLIPSVIFAHPPLATVGLSEAQARSRYGEAVKVYSSRFAPLYYGPLEHKVQARMKLVCEGAEERVVGLHVAGDGADELLQGFAVALRMGACKRDFDRTIAIHPTVAEELVTLR, encoded by the coding sequence ATGCCCCAGCCGTCTCCCGCTCCGGTAGCGCCGCCTCGCAGCGCGGCTGCGCCCTATGACCTCGTCGTGATCGGCGGCGGCAGCGGCGGCGTGGCCGCGGCACGGCGCGCGGCTGCGCACGGCGCGCGTGTCGCCCTGGTCGAACAGGGCCGCTTGGGGGGCACCTGCGTCAACGTGGGCTGCGTGCCGAAGAAACTGATGTGGTACGGCGCACAGATCGCGCGAACGCTGCGGGAGGCCGCGGGTTACGGCTTCCGTCTCGATGGGGGCATGCACGACTGGGCCGCGCTGGTGGCGGCACGCGAGCGCGTGGTGGCGCGGCTCAACGAGGTCTATGCGGGGATGCTGGAACGCTCCGGCGTCGAAGTGCTCAGCGGGCGGGCGACGCTGGCGGACGCCCGTCACGTGCGGATCGGTGAACGCAGTCTCGCGGCGGCCCAGGTGCTGATCGCCACCGGCGGCCAGCCCTGGCGTCCGGCGCTGCCGGGCAGCGAACGGGGCATCGATTCGGATGGCTTCTTCCGGCTGCAGGAGCGTCCGGAGCGCGTACTGCTCATCGGCAGCGGCTACATCGCGGTGGAACTGGCCGGCGTGCTCGCCGCCCTGGGGTCCGTGGTGACGCTGGTCTGCCGCGACCGGCGCCTGCTCGGCCGCTTCGACGAACTGCTGGGCGAGAGCGTGGAGGAGGCCCTGCGCGATCAGGGAGTGACGCTGGTGACGGGTGCCGGCATCACGGGCCTCGCCGGCGGGGCCGGAAGCTACGAACTGGCGCTGACGGACGGCCGCCAGCTGGGAAAATTCGATGAGGTCATCTGGGCCACCGGGCGCCGGCCGAACGTCGAAGACCTCGGGCTGGAAGCGCTGGGCCTGTCGCCGCGGGCCGGCATCGTCACCGATCATCGCGAGTTCACCGGCGTCGCCGGCCTTTACGCCGTCGGAGACTGCACCGGCGAACACCTGCTGACGCCGGTGGCCATTGCCCGCGGCCGGGCCTTGGCGGACCGGCTGTTCGGCGGTCATGCGGAGGCGCAGGTGGAGTTGGACCTGATCCCGTCCGTGATCTTTGCGCACCCTCCCCTGGCGACCGTCGGCCTCAGCGAGGCGCAGGCGCGCAGCCGCTACGGCGAAGCCGTGAAGGTCTACAGCTCCCGTTTCGCACCGCTCTACTACGGCCCGCTGGAGCACAAGGTACAGGCGCGCATGAAGCTGGTCTGCGAGGGAGCGGAGGAGCGCGTGGTGGGCCTGCACGTCGCGGGCGACGGTGCCGACGAGCTGTTGCAGGGCTTCGCCGTGGCGCTGCGCATGGGGGCCTGCAAACGCGATTTCGACCGCACGATCGCGATTCATCCGACGGTGGCGGAAGAGCTGGTGACCCTGCGCTGA
- a CDS encoding glutathione S-transferase family protein, with translation MVQLISSDAAVAGMRGLHLFHHGMSSCSQRVRIVLEEKQAGWHSHIVDLAKDENVTPEYLAINPKGLVPALVHDGIVHIESMDIIAYLNRELPGPDLGSGDPGLQEWISRCDSIQPAIKTASFEFLFKPKQKKSERQLAHYERLAASNPGLLAFHRAFSTAEGLHRSKISGAVEELVTAVSTLDAHLNGREWMVGDRFGMADVVWMVNAHRLALMGFPVESFASYADWSRRVAQRDSYRQGLVRWEPAVLRYFWRLYTRYRHSSGSGFRSYM, from the coding sequence ATGGTTCAGTTGATCAGTAGCGATGCTGCCGTTGCCGGAATGCGGGGTCTGCACCTGTTCCACCACGGCATGTCGAGTTGTTCGCAGCGTGTCCGCATCGTGCTGGAGGAAAAGCAGGCCGGATGGCACAGCCACATCGTGGACCTGGCGAAGGACGAGAACGTGACGCCGGAATACCTCGCCATCAATCCGAAGGGATTGGTGCCGGCGCTGGTGCACGATGGCATCGTCCACATCGAGTCCATGGACATCATCGCGTACCTGAACCGCGAACTGCCCGGACCGGATCTCGGATCCGGCGATCCAGGATTGCAGGAATGGATCAGCCGCTGTGACTCGATCCAGCCGGCCATCAAGACGGCGTCCTTCGAGTTTCTCTTCAAGCCCAAGCAGAAGAAGTCGGAGAGGCAACTCGCCCACTACGAAAGACTGGCGGCCAGCAACCCTGGCCTGCTGGCCTTTCACCGGGCCTTCTCCACGGCCGAAGGCTTGCATCGTTCGAAAATTTCAGGCGCCGTTGAAGAACTGGTCACGGCGGTCAGCACTCTCGACGCGCATCTGAACGGCCGGGAGTGGATGGTCGGCGATCGTTTCGGGATGGCCGATGTGGTGTGGATGGTGAACGCGCACCGGCTGGCATTGATGGGGTTTCCCGTGGAGTCATTTGCCAGTTATGCCGACTGGTCTCGCCGGGTAGCGCAACGCGATTCGTACCGCCAGGGCCTGGTGCGCTGGGAACCAGCCGTTCTCAGGTATTTCTGGCGTCTGTACACCCGCTATCGGCACAGCAGCGGCTCTGGTTTCCGCAGCTACATGTAG
- a CDS encoding acyl-CoA synthetase has product MQGIATLADVEAIEASGLPADLPGSTYEMIRRGAQLDPAAPALSFFLTTDEHIKPQVLSYRSLMMGIHRTANFFHELGATKDSVIAFVLPNLPETHFVIWGGEAAGIVFAINPLLEAPAIAELLNAAGTSILVTLAPFPGTDLWPKLCGILPKLPRLRHLVLVNLADRVRGLKGPLARVLQKREEIRMHGLRGLRRAVPAAIRVHDFRNNVIRQDGTCLVSPRVIRPEDTSSYFCTGGTTGLPKIAVRQHRNEVANAWSAGQFLGGGIGPGKVAFCGLPLFHVNGVLVTGLLPFSRGAHVILGSPQGYRATGLVPRFWEIIERHRVNFFSGVPTLYAALLQVPIGDHDVSSLEYGLCGAAPMPVEVFRTFQERTGLRILEGYGLTEATCVSSVNPPLGERRLGSIGLRIPGQAMKAVVLDAEGRYERDCAVDEVGVLLLSGPNVFSGYREASQNQGLWVDSGDGQRWLNTGDLARQDAEGYFYLTGRKKELIIRGGHNIDPLTIEEPLHRHPAVEIAAAVGRPDAHAGELPVAYVQLRAGHQATEAELAEFLKHEISERAALPRQVRIIEQMPLTAVGKIFKPSLKHRETREALECALREAQVGFVDVAVADDRSRGLVVDVQLAVGTPADAARQVLGRFPFPFSLDGKPLG; this is encoded by the coding sequence ATGCAAGGGATCGCAACGCTGGCCGACGTCGAGGCGATCGAGGCGAGCGGACTGCCCGCCGACCTGCCGGGCAGCACCTACGAAATGATACGACGCGGTGCGCAGCTCGATCCCGCAGCGCCGGCGCTGAGCTTCTTCCTGACGACCGACGAGCACATCAAGCCGCAGGTGTTGTCCTACCGCTCCCTGATGATGGGCATTCACCGGACGGCGAATTTCTTCCACGAGCTCGGGGCGACCAAGGACAGCGTCATCGCCTTCGTCCTGCCCAACCTCCCGGAGACCCATTTCGTGATCTGGGGTGGAGAGGCGGCCGGCATCGTCTTCGCCATCAATCCCCTGCTGGAAGCGCCGGCGATCGCCGAATTGCTGAACGCCGCCGGCACCAGCATCCTGGTGACGCTGGCGCCCTTCCCCGGCACGGATCTCTGGCCCAAGCTCTGCGGCATCCTGCCGAAGCTGCCGCGGCTGCGGCATTTGGTACTGGTCAACCTGGCCGACCGGGTTCGCGGCCTGAAGGGGCCGCTGGCCCGGGTGCTGCAGAAGCGCGAGGAAATCCGGATGCACGGCCTGCGCGGCCTGCGCCGGGCAGTTCCCGCCGCCATTCGCGTTCATGATTTCCGGAACAATGTCATTCGTCAGGATGGCACCTGCCTGGTCAGCCCGCGCGTGATCCGGCCGGAGGACACGTCCTCCTACTTCTGCACCGGCGGCACGACCGGCCTGCCCAAGATCGCCGTCAGGCAGCATCGCAACGAGGTCGCCAATGCCTGGAGCGCGGGCCAGTTCCTCGGCGGCGGCATCGGCCCGGGCAAGGTCGCCTTCTGCGGCCTGCCGCTGTTCCACGTCAACGGCGTACTGGTCACCGGCCTGCTGCCCTTTTCGCGGGGTGCCCACGTCATCCTCGGCTCCCCGCAGGGTTATCGGGCCACCGGGCTGGTGCCGCGCTTCTGGGAGATCATCGAGCGGCACCGCGTCAATTTCTTCAGCGGCGTACCGACGCTCTACGCCGCCCTGCTGCAAGTCCCGATCGGCGACCACGACGTCTCCTCGCTGGAGTACGGCCTCTGTGGCGCGGCGCCGATGCCCGTCGAGGTATTTCGCACATTCCAGGAGCGCACCGGCCTCAGGATTCTCGAAGGCTACGGCCTGACGGAAGCCACCTGCGTGAGCAGCGTCAACCCGCCGCTCGGGGAGCGGCGCCTGGGCTCCATCGGCCTGCGCATCCCCGGCCAGGCGATGAAAGCCGTCGTCCTCGACGCCGAAGGCCGCTACGAGCGCGACTGCGCGGTGGACGAGGTCGGCGTCCTGCTGCTGTCCGGCCCCAATGTCTTCAGCGGCTACCGCGAAGCCTCCCAGAACCAGGGCCTGTGGGTGGACAGCGGCGACGGGCAGCGCTGGCTCAATACCGGCGACCTGGCGCGCCAGGATGCCGAGGGCTACTTCTACCTGACCGGCCGCAAGAAGGAACTGATCATCCGCGGCGGCCACAACATCGATCCGCTGACCATCGAGGAGCCCCTGCATCGCCATCCGGCCGTGGAGATCGCCGCGGCCGTGGGGCGGCCCGATGCGCACGCCGGCGAACTGCCCGTGGCCTACGTGCAGCTTCGCGCCGGGCACCAGGCCACCGAGGCCGAGCTCGCGGAGTTCCTGAAGCACGAAATCAGCGAGCGCGCCGCACTGCCCAGGCAGGTGCGCATCATCGAGCAAATGCCGCTGACCGCCGTGGGCAAGATCTTCAAGCCGTCCCTGAAACATCGGGAGACCCGGGAGGCGCTGGAGTGCGCGCTGCGCGAAGCCCAGGTGGGCTTCGTGGACGTCGCCGTCGCCGACGACAGGTCCCGCGGCCTGGTGGTCGACGTCCAGCTGGCGGTGGGTACCCCGGCCGATGCCGCCCGACAGGTGCTGGGCAGATTCCCGTTCCCGTTCAGCCTGGACGGGAAGCCGCTCGGCTAA
- a CDS encoding fumarylacetoacetate hydrolase family protein, protein MSINVIRFDYQGRTQWGVLREGRVSPITGEYATTGDFIRSHSLASLKSLGGGDLALSQVRVLSPVTGNQQFVCQGANYRQHMIESGMDPDVKSYNMIFTKAPSCIVPANSEVLKPRSVQFLDYEIELGLILRKPIHGPVQVTDANLHEYVAGAVIVNDYSARDIQIPQMQFYKGKSFRTFGPVGPHLTLLDASSISALKSLQLRLTVNGEARQQDTTANLVYGPAETLTELSGVHDFEPGDLLATGTPAGCALSIPSPAKQKLGALLPEKKKWQIFFKLQSQRTQYLKPGDVVEASIRSADGLVDLGMQRNRIVAEA, encoded by the coding sequence ATGTCCATCAACGTCATCCGCTTCGACTACCAGGGCCGCACGCAATGGGGCGTCCTGCGGGAAGGCCGTGTCAGCCCCATCACCGGCGAGTACGCCACCACCGGTGACTTCATCCGCAGCCACAGCCTGGCCTCGCTCAAGTCCCTCGGCGGCGGCGACCTGGCACTGTCCCAGGTACGTGTCCTCTCGCCGGTGACCGGCAACCAGCAGTTCGTCTGCCAGGGCGCCAACTACCGCCAGCACATGATCGAGTCGGGCATGGACCCGGACGTGAAGAGCTACAACATGATCTTCACCAAGGCGCCGAGCTGCATCGTGCCGGCCAACAGCGAAGTGCTGAAGCCGCGGTCCGTGCAATTCCTCGACTACGAGATCGAGCTGGGCCTGATCCTGCGCAAGCCGATCCACGGCCCGGTGCAGGTGACCGACGCCAACCTGCACGAGTACGTCGCCGGTGCCGTGATCGTGAACGACTACTCCGCGCGCGACATCCAGATTCCGCAGATGCAGTTCTACAAGGGCAAGAGCTTCAGGACCTTCGGCCCGGTGGGGCCGCATCTGACGCTGCTCGACGCCAGCAGCATCTCTGCGCTGAAGAGCCTGCAACTCAGGCTCACCGTCAACGGCGAAGCGCGGCAGCAGGACACGACGGCGAACCTGGTCTACGGCCCGGCCGAGACACTGACCGAGCTGTCCGGCGTACACGACTTCGAGCCCGGCGACCTGCTGGCGACCGGCACCCCGGCGGGCTGCGCGCTGTCGATCCCCTCCCCGGCCAAACAGAAGCTCGGCGCCTTGCTGCCGGAGAAGAAGAAGTGGCAGATCTTCTTCAAGCTGCAGTCGCAGCGCACGCAGTACCTGAAGCCTGGCGACGTCGTCGAAGCGTCCATCCGCAGCGCGGATGGGCTAGTCGACCTGGGCATGCAGCGCAACCGCATCGTCGCCGAGGCCTGA